The following coding sequences are from one Ancylobacter sp. TS-1 window:
- a CDS encoding formylmethanofuran dehydrogenase, with product MAGAASETIHDVVCGFCGLGCDDLSVEVEGRAIRAAGTVCPEAARLLRRLDVADRAASIAGSPAGFEEAAAAAHRLLAEARSPLIGGLGTDMAGAGALVDLATRFGGVLDHYASEGLFRNYAAAQRTGWLSVTLAEVRNRCDLLLVVGEDPGATWGRLFERLFPATPLFADAGRKVVFLGGGPGDKAKAQLSGAAVVHHASDDPVAALEALASLVAGRTPPGESFGGISGETLASLAGELRAARYAVVTWNAADLGDGDLVAERATGLVDALNVTTRAGVFPLGGRDNLIGVNQLMLWRLGYPLRTAVRGQASTHDGALFSTASALADADLLVWVSAFRPEPPPDFAGKVIALAHPETVFEKEPDVLIPVGTPGVDHAGTVFRMDSIVSLPLGALRVATLPGVAEAVRRIAEG from the coding sequence ATGGCCGGTGCTGCGAGCGAAACGATCCATGACGTGGTCTGCGGGTTCTGCGGGCTCGGCTGCGACGATCTGAGCGTCGAGGTCGAGGGCCGCGCGATCCGCGCCGCCGGCACGGTCTGCCCGGAGGCGGCGCGGCTGCTGCGCCGGCTCGACGTCGCCGACCGCGCCGCCAGCATCGCCGGCAGTCCGGCCGGCTTTGAGGAAGCCGCCGCCGCCGCACATCGCCTGCTGGCCGAGGCCCGTTCGCCGCTGATCGGCGGGCTCGGCACCGACATGGCCGGGGCGGGGGCCCTGGTCGACCTCGCCACCCGCTTCGGCGGCGTGCTCGACCATTACGCCTCCGAAGGCCTGTTCCGGAACTATGCCGCCGCCCAGCGCACCGGCTGGCTGTCGGTCACGCTGGCCGAGGTGCGCAACCGCTGCGACCTGCTGCTGGTGGTCGGCGAGGATCCCGGCGCGACCTGGGGCCGGCTGTTCGAGCGCCTGTTCCCGGCCACGCCGCTGTTCGCGGATGCGGGGCGCAAGGTCGTCTTCCTCGGCGGCGGGCCGGGCGACAAGGCGAAGGCGCAGCTTTCCGGCGCGGCCGTCGTCCACCACGCCAGCGACGACCCGGTGGCGGCGCTGGAAGCGCTCGCCAGCCTCGTCGCCGGCCGCACCCCGCCGGGCGAGAGTTTTGGCGGTATTTCCGGCGAGACTCTGGCCTCGCTCGCCGGCGAACTGCGCGCCGCGCGCTACGCCGTCGTGACGTGGAACGCCGCCGATCTCGGTGATGGCGACCTCGTGGCGGAACGGGCGACTGGCCTCGTCGACGCGCTCAACGTCACCACCCGGGCGGGCGTGTTCCCGCTCGGCGGGCGCGACAACCTCATCGGCGTGAACCAGCTCATGCTGTGGCGGCTCGGCTACCCGCTGCGCACCGCAGTGCGCGGTCAGGCGAGCACGCATGACGGGGCGCTCTTCTCGACGGCTTCGGCGCTGGCCGATGCCGACCTGCTGGTGTGGGTCTCGGCCTTCCGGCCAGAACCCCCGCCCGACTTCGCGGGCAAGGTCATTGCCCTTGCCCATCCAGAGACCGTATTCGAGAAAGAACCAGATGTTCTTATCCCTGTGGGCACCCCCGGCGTGGATCACGCCGGCACGGTGTTCCGCATGGATTCCATCGTGAGCCTGCCGCTCGGCGCCTTGCGCGTCGCGACGCTTCCCGGCGTCGCCGAGGCTGTGCGTCGCATAGCGGAGGGGTAA
- a CDS encoding beta-ribofuranosylaminobenzene 5'-phosphate synthase family protein produces MNTTTRDFGTASEERNRAVVRITAPGRLHLGFLDLSGTLGRRFGSLGITLDRPSTVVRLRRAERLTASGPDAGRALAAVEKAAARFGIDKAVEVTVETALPPHSGLGSGTQLGLAVATGLCLVNGLDLTPREVGAALGRGARSAIGIGAFTEGGVILDGGKKRGSDAPPPILSRLPFPEHWRILLVYDHAHRGLSGPEEVSAMEGLPPFADTLAGHMARLAVMVALPALAEADVDYFAAAVGEMQRLLGEHYASAQGGRYTSSSVAEVMDWLETRGLRGLGQSSWGPTGFAIIGDPEEAEQVIGEARARFGDRPALAFDCARGSNVGARIEWLACLEQC; encoded by the coding sequence GTGAACACGACAACACGAGATTTCGGCACGGCGAGCGAGGAGCGGAACAGGGCGGTGGTGCGCATCACCGCTCCAGGACGTCTGCACCTTGGATTCCTTGACCTTTCCGGCACTCTGGGGCGTCGTTTCGGCAGCCTCGGCATCACCCTCGACCGCCCCTCGACCGTGGTGCGCCTGCGCCGGGCCGAGCGGCTCACGGCGAGCGGCCCGGATGCCGGGCGGGCGCTGGCGGCGGTGGAGAAGGCGGCCGCCCGCTTCGGCATCGACAAGGCGGTCGAGGTGACGGTGGAGACGGCGCTGCCGCCTCATTCCGGCCTCGGCTCAGGCACCCAGCTCGGCCTTGCCGTGGCCACCGGGCTCTGCCTCGTCAACGGGCTCGACCTCACCCCGCGCGAGGTCGGCGCGGCGCTCGGTCGCGGCGCCCGCTCGGCGATCGGCATCGGCGCCTTCACCGAGGGCGGCGTGATTCTCGACGGCGGCAAGAAGCGCGGCTCGGACGCGCCACCGCCCATCCTCTCGCGCCTGCCCTTCCCCGAACACTGGCGCATCCTGCTGGTCTACGACCACGCCCATCGCGGGCTCAGCGGCCCGGAGGAAGTGAGCGCGATGGAGGGCCTGCCGCCCTTCGCCGACACGCTGGCCGGGCACATGGCGCGGCTCGCGGTGATGGTCGCGCTGCCGGCCCTGGCCGAAGCGGATGTGGATTACTTCGCCGCAGCGGTCGGCGAAATGCAGCGGCTGCTCGGAGAGCACTATGCGAGCGCCCAGGGTGGCCGCTATACAAGCTCATCCGTCGCCGAGGTGATGGATTGGCTCGAGACCCGCGGACTGCGCGGGCTCGGGCAGAGTTCCTGGGGGCCCACCGGCTTCGCCATCATCGGCGATCCCGAGGAGGCCGAACAGGTGATCGGCGAGGCCCGTGCCCGTTTCGGCGACCGGCCCGCTTTGGCTTTCGACTGTGCGCGCGGCAGCAATGTCGGCGCACGGATCGAGTGGCTTGCCTGCCTCGAGCAGTGCTAG
- a CDS encoding NAD(P)-dependent methylenetetrahydromethanopterin dehydrogenase, producing MADIAPILHIVSPLRHVSPFDVNMAVDAGYATILPYSGVTLDEIADLTQDMMFSRHPDAAPRTGLFIGGKDAGLALDMAAKAKSVLFPPFEISVFVDPAGSFTTAAAMIAEVEKKLRPSRPDGLKGAKLQVYGATGVVGGIAGVIAAQAGAEVTLVSHRDIEAVVAKARDFKQRFGVELASAAAKGEDDKRALLADAEVVLACGRAGVEILSADALAGARHLKVAADVNAVPPSGIAGIDAHADGKPLVNGALGIGALTIGHLKYSVQHELLKRMRVAPSAMTIGFEDAFLLARSLTV from the coding sequence ATGGCGGATATCGCCCCCATTCTCCACATCGTATCGCCGCTTCGCCACGTCAGCCCGTTCGACGTCAACATGGCCGTCGACGCCGGCTACGCGACCATCCTGCCCTATTCCGGGGTGACGCTCGACGAGATCGCGGACCTGACGCAGGACATGATGTTCTCGCGCCATCCCGATGCCGCTCCGCGCACCGGCCTGTTCATCGGCGGCAAGGATGCCGGCCTCGCCCTCGACATGGCGGCCAAGGCGAAGAGCGTGTTGTTTCCGCCCTTCGAGATTTCCGTCTTCGTCGATCCGGCCGGCTCCTTCACCACGGCGGCGGCGATGATCGCCGAGGTCGAGAAGAAGCTGCGCCCCTCGCGCCCCGACGGGCTCAAGGGCGCCAAGCTTCAGGTCTATGGCGCGACCGGCGTGGTCGGCGGCATCGCCGGCGTGATCGCCGCGCAGGCCGGGGCCGAGGTGACGCTGGTCAGCCATCGCGACATCGAGGCGGTCGTCGCCAAGGCGCGCGACTTCAAGCAGCGTTTCGGCGTGGAACTCGCCAGCGCCGCCGCCAAGGGCGAGGACGACAAGCGCGCCCTTCTGGCCGACGCCGAGGTGGTGCTCGCCTGCGGACGTGCCGGCGTCGAGATCCTCTCGGCCGACGCGCTGGCCGGCGCCCGGCACCTCAAGGTCGCCGCCGACGTCAACGCCGTGCCCCCCTCGGGCATTGCCGGCATCGACGCCCATGCCGACGGAAAGCCGCTCGTGAACGGCGCGCTGGGTATCGGCGCGCTGACCATTGGCCATCTCAAATACAGCGTGCAACATGAGCTGCTGAAGCGCATGCGCGTTGCCCCTTCAGCGATGACCATCGGATTCGAGGATGCCTTCCTCCTGGCGCGATCGCTCACGGTCTAG
- a CDS encoding (5-formylfuran-3-yl)methyl phosphate synthase, which yields MSQLRDTASSLPPGLLASVADLREMELARAGGADIVDLKQPAFGALGAWSADALTAAVMLWNAWGDQLGEAARPALSATCGDQPMVPALIRAAAERVAETGVPIVKVGLFSSKHTNECIEALAPLASRARLIGVLFADQEPDFAIVGALGRAGFAGVMIDTADKRSGSLIEHLDPLTLGQFVAEARRHGLVTGLAGSLKLDDIPLLVGVGADYLGFRGALCEGGRSGTLDPARLGQVHARLREPTDQSRP from the coding sequence ATGAGCCAGCTACGCGACACCGCCTCGTCGCTGCCGCCGGGCCTGCTCGCCAGCGTCGCGGATCTGCGCGAGATGGAGCTGGCGCGCGCCGGCGGCGCCGATATCGTCGATCTCAAGCAGCCCGCCTTCGGCGCGCTCGGCGCGTGGAGCGCGGACGCGCTGACCGCCGCGGTCATGCTGTGGAACGCGTGGGGCGACCAGCTCGGCGAGGCCGCCCGCCCGGCGCTGAGCGCCACCTGCGGCGACCAGCCCATGGTGCCCGCGCTCATCCGCGCCGCCGCCGAGCGGGTGGCGGAGACCGGCGTGCCGATCGTCAAGGTCGGGCTGTTCAGCTCCAAGCACACCAATGAATGCATCGAGGCGCTGGCCCCGCTGGCCAGCCGCGCGCGCCTCATCGGCGTGCTGTTCGCCGACCAGGAGCCGGACTTCGCCATTGTCGGGGCGCTCGGCCGCGCCGGCTTCGCTGGGGTCATGATCGACACGGCGGACAAGCGGTCCGGTTCGCTGATCGAACATCTCGACCCGCTCACTCTCGGCCAGTTCGTCGCCGAGGCGCGCCGGCACGGCCTCGTCACCGGCCTCGCCGGCTCGCTGAAGCTCGACGATATCCCGCTGCTTGTCGGCGTCGGCGCCGACTATCTCGGCTTTCGCGGCGCGCTCTGCGAGGGCGGGCGCAGCGGCACCCTCGACCCCGCCCGGCTCGGCCAGGTTCATGCCCGCCTGCGCGAGCCGACGGACCAGTCGCGGCCCTGA
- the fhcD gene encoding formylmethanofuran--tetrahydromethanopterin N-formyltransferase, whose translation MIINGVEIRDNFAEAFPMVGTRLIVTADTPEWALTAGRTTTGFATSVIGCGCEAGIERMLAPEETPDGRPGVSLLIFAMDFGSLKKVVPLRLGQCVLTCPTTACYAGVEGGKRVPLAKTIRYFADGHQISKKIGDKRFWRLPVMEGEFVCDEDTGSVEGVGGGNFLILARSRAAALHAAEAAVAAMGKVEGVILPFPGGVVRSGSKVGSKYKGLFASTNDAYCPTLRGAVPSALPPEVASVLEIVIDGFSFEAVSEATKVGVAAVCAVGAEGGVVAVDAGNYGGNLGPFHFKLREIMKDSTGGEP comes from the coding sequence ATGATCATCAACGGCGTCGAGATTCGCGACAATTTCGCGGAAGCCTTCCCGATGGTCGGCACCCGGCTCATCGTCACCGCCGACACGCCGGAATGGGCGCTGACGGCGGGGCGCACCACCACCGGCTTCGCCACCTCGGTCATCGGCTGCGGCTGCGAGGCGGGCATCGAACGCATGCTCGCCCCGGAGGAGACTCCGGACGGGCGCCCCGGCGTGTCGCTGCTCATCTTCGCGATGGATTTCGGCTCGCTGAAGAAGGTGGTGCCGCTGCGCCTCGGCCAGTGCGTGCTCACCTGCCCGACCACGGCCTGCTATGCGGGTGTGGAAGGCGGCAAGCGCGTGCCGCTGGCCAAGACCATCCGCTACTTCGCCGACGGCCACCAGATATCCAAGAAGATCGGCGACAAGAGGTTCTGGCGCCTGCCCGTCATGGAGGGCGAGTTCGTCTGCGACGAGGACACCGGCTCGGTGGAAGGCGTCGGCGGCGGCAATTTCCTCATCCTCGCCCGCTCGCGCGCCGCCGCGCTTCATGCCGCCGAGGCGGCGGTGGCGGCGATGGGCAAGGTCGAGGGCGTGATCCTGCCCTTCCCGGGCGGGGTGGTGCGCTCCGGCTCCAAGGTCGGCTCCAAATACAAGGGCCTGTTCGCCTCCACCAACGACGCCTATTGCCCGACCCTGCGCGGCGCGGTGCCGAGCGCCCTGCCGCCTGAGGTCGCCTCGGTGCTGGAGATCGTCATCGACGGGTTCAGCTTCGAGGCGGTGTCGGAGGCCACAAAGGTCGGCGTCGCGGCGGTCTGCGCGGTGGGTGCCGAGGGCGGCGTGGTGGCGGTCGATGCCGGCAATTACGGCGGCAATCTCGGCCCCTTCCACTTCAAGTTGCGCGAAATCATGAAAGACAGCACGGGAGGCGAGCCATGA
- a CDS encoding ATP-grasp domain-containing protein produces MPSSWRDRSRSRDEADVVIVGIAARGLAAAARRAGLRAIVLDLFGDDDTRELAVEAIPLRRLAGFAIDPEDLFEQLAIHAPDLPVVLGTGFEHMPEVVDRLAARFRLVGNGRAVLAALKEPEAFSRLLTTLSVPHPRIFAERAPAGIATLEKRSGGSGGWHVRPAAETRGAGWYLQERVAGRTVSALFLGNGHGARLLAFSEQWCAPADDAPFRYGGAVGPIRLFPAVERAVADALDRITGATGLVGLASADIVVDPGGERWSLIEINPRPGASLDVFDRPPLPPLLDLHFDACAGTLPELALLAPGPGVAARAAGILYAPAAVEMRLDALPGWVADRPPPGTRIEAGEPVCTVLAEGQDIHQARETLALRLDQFWRELIRAARKAAE; encoded by the coding sequence ATGCCTTCCTCCTGGCGCGATCGCTCACGGTCTAGGGACGAGGCCGATGTCGTCATCGTCGGCATCGCCGCCCGTGGACTGGCGGCCGCCGCCCGCCGCGCCGGGCTGCGGGCGATCGTCCTCGACCTGTTCGGGGACGACGACACCCGCGAACTCGCCGTCGAGGCGATCCCGCTGCGCCGTCTCGCCGGCTTCGCCATCGACCCCGAGGATCTGTTCGAGCAGCTCGCCATCCATGCGCCGGATCTCCCGGTCGTGCTGGGCACGGGCTTCGAGCACATGCCCGAGGTGGTCGACCGGCTCGCCGCGCGCTTCCGGCTGGTCGGCAACGGGCGCGCCGTGCTGGCGGCCCTCAAGGAGCCCGAGGCGTTCAGCCGCCTGCTCACCACGCTCAGCGTCCCGCATCCCAGGATTTTCGCCGAGCGCGCGCCAGCGGGCATCGCGACGCTGGAGAAGCGCAGCGGCGGCTCCGGCGGCTGGCATGTGCGCCCGGCCGCCGAGACGCGCGGCGCCGGCTGGTATCTTCAGGAGCGCGTCGCGGGGCGGACCGTCTCGGCGCTGTTCCTCGGCAACGGGCATGGCGCCCGCCTGCTGGCCTTCTCCGAGCAATGGTGTGCGCCGGCCGACGACGCCCCGTTCCGCTATGGCGGAGCGGTCGGCCCGATCCGTCTGTTTCCCGCCGTCGAGCGGGCAGTGGCGGACGCACTGGACCGGATCACCGGAGCGACCGGCCTCGTCGGCCTCGCCAGTGCCGATATCGTGGTCGACCCGGGCGGGGAGCGCTGGAGCCTCATCGAGATCAACCCGCGCCCCGGGGCGAGCCTCGACGTCTTCGACCGCCCGCCCCTGCCGCCTCTGCTCGACCTGCATTTCGACGCCTGCGCGGGCACGCTGCCGGAGCTTGCGCTTCTCGCTCCCGGCCCGGGCGTGGCGGCACGCGCCGCGGGAATCCTCTATGCGCCCGCCGCCGTCGAGATGCGTCTCGACGCATTGCCCGGCTGGGTCGCCGACCGGCCGCCGCCGGGCACGCGCATCGAGGCCGGCGAGCCCGTCTGTACGGTGCTGGCCGAGGGGCAGGACATTCACCAGGCCCGCGAGACTCTCGCCCTGCGCCTGGATCAATTTTGGCGTGAGCTGATCAGGGCCGCCCGCAAGGCGGCGGAGTAA
- a CDS encoding formylmethanofuran dehydrogenase subunit C, which translates to MSGVSLKPRAPLEARVDLSGITPAVICPLTLRELEHLPVPHGGRSVPLAELFFIEGAPEGVLLIEIGDARLDGVGAGMSEGELIVDGRVGAWAGRGMAGGVLRIAGDAGDFLGAEMSGGRIELAGHAGARAGAAGSGSRRGLSGGVLKIGGTAGPRAAERQRGGLIVIAGDAGDGLATDMIAGTVSVGGAIGPLAGRGMKRGTILAQARPELPAGFVDTGVHELVALRLLARRVPELKDMLGGWTHARRIVGDTLMGGQGEVLMPG; encoded by the coding sequence ATGAGCGGGGTTTCTCTCAAGCCGCGCGCGCCGCTCGAGGCCCGGGTGGACCTGTCCGGCATCACCCCGGCCGTCATCTGCCCGCTCACCCTGCGCGAGCTGGAGCACCTGCCGGTGCCCCATGGCGGGCGCAGCGTGCCGCTCGCCGAGCTGTTTTTCATCGAGGGCGCGCCGGAGGGCGTGCTGCTGATCGAGATCGGCGACGCGCGCCTCGACGGCGTCGGCGCCGGCATGTCCGAGGGCGAATTGATCGTCGACGGGCGCGTCGGCGCCTGGGCCGGGCGCGGCATGGCTGGCGGCGTACTGCGCATCGCCGGCGATGCCGGCGACTTCCTCGGCGCGGAAATGTCCGGCGGGCGCATCGAGCTGGCGGGCCACGCCGGCGCGCGGGCCGGCGCGGCGGGCTCGGGCTCGCGGCGCGGCCTGTCGGGCGGCGTGCTGAAGATCGGCGGCACTGCCGGCCCGCGCGCGGCCGAGCGCCAGCGCGGCGGACTGATCGTAATCGCAGGCGATGCCGGCGATGGGCTGGCGACCGACATGATTGCCGGCACCGTGAGCGTCGGCGGCGCCATCGGCCCGCTGGCCGGGCGCGGCATGAAGCGCGGCACCATCCTCGCGCAGGCGCGCCCGGAACTTCCGGCCGGCTTCGTCGACACCGGCGTTCACGAACTGGTGGCGCTGCGCCTGCTCGCCCGGCGAGTGCCGGAGCTGAAGGACATGCTGGGCGGATGGACCCATGCCCGCCGGATCGTCGGCGACACGTTGATGGGCGGGCAGGGCGAGGTGCTGATGCCCGGCTGA
- a CDS encoding 4a-hydroxytetrahydrobiopterin dehydratase, protein MALDPKKTFTDNEVEERLAADLPHWKLQDGWIRRTYRTSSWKGTLMVINAVGHLAEAAWHHPDITASYAWVEVRLMSHDAKGITERDFQLARKIEEVVGWQPGAEEGSALEGTPRGDLRFSYIKYD, encoded by the coding sequence ATGGCGCTGGACCCGAAAAAAACCTTCACCGACAACGAGGTGGAGGAACGGCTCGCTGCCGATCTGCCGCATTGGAAGCTGCAGGACGGGTGGATTCGACGTACCTATCGCACGTCGAGCTGGAAGGGCACGCTGATGGTGATCAACGCCGTCGGCCACCTTGCGGAGGCAGCCTGGCACCATCCCGACATCACGGCTTCCTATGCCTGGGTGGAGGTGCGGCTGATGTCGCACGACGCCAAGGGCATTACAGAGCGGGACTTTCAGCTGGCGAGGAAGATCGAAGAGGTGGTCGGTTGGCAGCCGGGCGCAGAGGAGGGCAGCGCGCTGGAAGGCACGCCGCGCGGCGATCTGCGCTTTTCCTACATCAAATACGATTGA
- the mgtE gene encoding magnesium transporter, whose amino-acid sequence MEERTEDRRDDDVVDTAALAAELAEEHPADIAEALDEEEPEVASAVLASLPREQQVEVLDLTDFDLSSDLIEALPVEEAVRLVSDMSADRAADLFRWMEEPARSHLFARLPPETQAELNRLLAWPEHTAGSLMTTEFVTVPSTWTVGETLRHIRETERTRETIYAIYVLDPVTHKLLKAVTLRRLIIGEPGQPILSAAPKHDPITTSPLTDREDVARLISKYDLLAVPVVDENEHVLGIVTVDDMIDAIIEENTEDVQKFGGMEALDEPYMEIGFFDMLKKRAGWLSILFLGEMLTANAMQHFEDELERAIVLTLFIPLIMSSGGNSGSQATSLIIRALALGEIKLKDWWRVALRELPSGLVLGSILAVLGVTRITVWQLAGFHDYGEHWVLVAATIGATLVAIVTFGSLIGSMLPFVLRRLGFDPASASAPFVATFVDVTGLVIYFSVALLILHGTLL is encoded by the coding sequence ATGGAAGAACGGACGGAAGACCGCCGCGACGACGACGTCGTGGACACCGCTGCCCTCGCCGCCGAGCTCGCCGAGGAACACCCCGCCGACATTGCCGAAGCCCTCGACGAGGAAGAACCGGAGGTCGCCTCCGCCGTCCTCGCCAGCCTGCCGCGCGAGCAGCAGGTCGAGGTGCTGGACCTCACCGATTTCGACCTGTCCAGCGACCTCATCGAGGCTCTGCCGGTCGAGGAAGCGGTGCGCCTCGTCTCCGACATGTCGGCCGACCGCGCCGCCGACCTGTTCCGCTGGATGGAGGAGCCGGCCCGCTCGCATCTGTTCGCGCGGCTGCCGCCCGAGACGCAGGCCGAGCTGAACCGGCTGCTGGCCTGGCCCGAGCATACCGCCGGCAGCCTGATGACCACCGAGTTCGTTACCGTCCCCTCCACCTGGACGGTGGGCGAGACGCTGCGGCACATCCGCGAGACCGAGCGCACGCGCGAGACGATCTACGCGATCTACGTGCTCGATCCCGTCACCCACAAGCTGCTCAAGGCGGTGACGCTGCGCCGGCTCATCATCGGCGAGCCCGGCCAGCCGATCCTTTCCGCCGCGCCCAAGCACGACCCGATCACCACCTCCCCGCTCACCGACCGCGAGGACGTGGCCCGGCTGATCTCGAAATACGACCTCCTTGCCGTGCCGGTGGTGGACGAGAACGAGCATGTGCTCGGCATCGTCACCGTCGACGACATGATCGACGCGATCATCGAGGAGAACACCGAGGACGTGCAGAAATTCGGCGGCATGGAGGCGCTCGACGAGCCCTATATGGAAATCGGCTTCTTCGACATGCTCAAGAAGCGCGCCGGCTGGCTCTCCATCCTGTTCCTCGGCGAGATGCTGACCGCCAACGCCATGCAGCATTTCGAGGACGAGCTGGAGCGCGCCATCGTGCTCACTTTGTTCATCCCGCTGATCATGAGTTCGGGCGGCAATTCCGGCTCGCAGGCGACCTCGCTGATCATCCGGGCGCTGGCGCTGGGGGAGATCAAGCTCAAGGACTGGTGGCGCGTCGCCCTGCGCGAACTGCCGTCCGGCCTCGTGCTCGGCTCGATCCTCGCCGTGCTGGGCGTCACCCGCATCACCGTCTGGCAGCTCGCCGGCTTCCACGACTATGGCGAGCACTGGGTGCTGGTGGCGGCGACCATCGGAGCGACGCTGGTCGCCATCGTCACCTTCGGCTCGCTGATCGGCTCGATGCTGCCCTTCGTGCTGCGCCGGCTCGGCTTCGACCCCGCGAGCGCCTCGGCGCCCTTCGTCGCCACCTTCGTCGACGTCACGGGTCTGGTGATCTACTTCTCCGTCGCCCTGCTGATCCTGCACGGCACGCTGCTGTAG
- a CDS encoding formylmethanofuran dehydrogenase subunit A yields MRLRLKGGRVLDPANGENGVATGAVRDIEIEDGRIVAPTDHRADAEYDLGGDVVMAGGIDLHSHIAGGKMNLARLLMQEDRRAFPEMPGNFCGCGGGRAVPTAHATGCRYAELGYTTVFEPAMVGANARGAHLEMADIPNLDTGAYLVLGNDDYFLRLLAAGAGQEQVNAYVGWMLEATQAFAIKIVNPGGINAFKFNARKMDLDEANPHYAVSPRKVLTTLIRAVTELGIPHPIHLHGCNLGVPGNDETTLATILATEGRRLHLTHLQFHSYGTEGDKRFSSSAARIAEMVNANPNISVDVGQVMFGQTVTASADYMSQYRNRGLASPKKSIGMDIELDAACGVVPFEYKDKSFVNALQWAIGLELFLLVEDPWRIFLTTDHPNGGPFTTYPHLIRLLMDRDFRNAQLATLNKAAQAHTLLGQITREYSLEEIAILTRAAPARILGLTDKGHLGPGAVADIAVHREETDREAMFSTTRLVFKNGRLIVKDGVIVELAQGTTHVVRPDFDRSVGKDIDRWFDEAMGLKAKHFRVADGELRHGAGPTILKCEGVAP; encoded by the coding sequence ATGAGACTGCGGCTGAAGGGCGGGCGTGTGCTCGACCCGGCCAATGGCGAGAACGGCGTCGCCACCGGCGCCGTGCGCGACATCGAGATCGAGGACGGGCGCATCGTCGCCCCGACCGACCACAGGGCCGACGCGGAGTACGACCTCGGCGGCGACGTGGTGATGGCAGGCGGTATCGACCTGCACAGCCACATCGCCGGCGGCAAGATGAACCTGGCCCGCCTGCTGATGCAGGAGGACCGGCGCGCCTTTCCCGAGATGCCGGGCAATTTCTGCGGTTGCGGTGGCGGACGGGCGGTGCCCACCGCGCACGCCACCGGCTGCCGCTACGCCGAACTCGGCTACACCACGGTGTTCGAGCCCGCGATGGTCGGCGCCAATGCGCGCGGCGCGCATTTGGAAATGGCCGACATCCCCAATCTCGACACCGGCGCCTATCTGGTGCTGGGCAATGACGATTATTTCCTGCGCCTGCTGGCGGCCGGCGCCGGGCAGGAGCAGGTGAACGCCTATGTCGGCTGGATGCTGGAGGCGACGCAGGCCTTCGCCATCAAGATCGTCAATCCCGGCGGCATCAACGCCTTCAAGTTCAACGCCCGCAAGATGGACCTCGACGAGGCCAACCCGCATTACGCGGTGTCGCCGCGCAAGGTGCTCACCACGCTGATCCGGGCGGTGACGGAACTGGGCATCCCGCACCCGATCCACCTGCACGGCTGCAATCTCGGCGTGCCGGGCAATGACGAGACGACGCTCGCCACCATTCTCGCCACCGAGGGGCGGCGGCTGCACCTCACCCATCTCCAGTTCCATTCCTACGGCACCGAGGGCGACAAGCGTTTCTCCTCCTCGGCGGCGCGGATCGCGGAAATGGTCAACGCCAACCCGAACATCTCGGTCGATGTCGGGCAGGTGATGTTCGGCCAGACGGTGACGGCTTCGGCCGACTACATGTCGCAGTACCGCAACCGCGGCCTCGCCAGCCCGAAAAAGTCCATCGGCATGGATATCGAGCTGGACGCCGCCTGTGGCGTGGTGCCGTTCGAGTACAAGGACAAGTCCTTCGTCAACGCGCTGCAATGGGCGATTGGGCTGGAGCTGTTCCTGCTGGTGGAAGACCCGTGGCGGATCTTCCTCACCACCGATCATCCCAATGGCGGGCCCTTCACCACCTATCCGCACCTGATCCGGCTGCTGATGGACCGCGACTTCCGCAACGCCCAGCTTGCGACGCTGAACAAGGCGGCGCAGGCGCACACGCTGCTGGGGCAGATCACGCGCGAATATTCGCTGGAGGAGATCGCCATCCTCACCCGCGCCGCGCCGGCGCGTATCCTTGGCCTCACCGACAAGGGCCATCTCGGCCCCGGCGCGGTGGCCGACATCGCCGTGCACCGGGAGGAGACCGACCGCGAGGCGATGTTCTCCACCACCCGCCTCGTCTTCAAGAACGGCCGGCTGATCGTGAAGGATGGCGTGATCGTGGAGCTGGCGCAGGGCACTACCCACGTCGTGCGGCCCGATTTCGACCGCTCGGTCGGGAAGGACATCGACCGCTGGTTCGACGAGGCGATGGGGCTGAAGGCCAAGCATTTCCGCGTCGCCGACGGCGAGCTGCGCCACGGCGCCGGCCCGACCATCCTGAAATGCGAGGGGGTGGCGCCATGA